GCCTTCAGCTTCTGCCACGCATAGGCGCCGTGGATGCGCTCCGGGCCCACGCGCGTCTGCGCCCAGGGCATGTCGCTGGTGGCGTGCGTGGGCTGGACGCTCGCCACGAAGCCGTTCGCGCCCAGCCGGGCGATGTCCTGCTCCGTCATGATCTGCGCGTGCTCCACGCGGTGGCGGCCGTCCTTCTTCCCGGTGGCCTCCATCTCATGCAGCAGCGTGTCCAGGACCAGCGTGTTGGCGCGGTCGCCAATCGCATGCGTCGCGACCTGGAAGCCCCGCGCGACGAAGGCGTGCACGCGCGCGGCGTACTCCTCCGGCGACAGGAGCAGCAGTCCCTGGTGGCCGGGCTCGTCGCTGTAGGCCGCGTGGAGCGCCGCGCCGCGGCTGCCCAGCGCGCCGTCCAGGGTGAGCTTCACCGCGCGCATCGTCAGGAGCTTGCCTTGGAAGGGACCGTCCTTCAGGTACTGCTCGCGGTCCGCCGTCTGTCCATCCGCCATGGCGTAGATGCGCAGGGGCAGGGTGCCCGCCTTGTCCCAGTCCTGGAGCAGCCGGAAGGTGCGCAGGTCCATGCCCGCGTCGTGCACGCCGGTGAGGCCCACGCGCGCGCAGTGCTCCAGCGCCGCGGTGAGCCGCGCCGCGCGCTGCGCGTCCGTGGGCGCGGGCAACGCCGACGCCGCCAGGTCCATGGCGTTGTCCACCAGCACGCCGGTGGGCTCGCCGTCCGGGCCGCGCAGGATGCGGCCGCCTCGTGGATCCTTCGTGTTCCGATCGATGCGCGCGCGGCGGAGCGCCTCGCTGTTGAGCCACAGCGCGTGGCCATCCACGCGCCCCAGCGCCACGGGAGTCCGGGGGAACGCCGCGTCCAGGTCCGCGTGCGTGGGGAAGGCCTTCTCCGGCCAGTGATTCTGGTCCCAGCCTTGTCCCAGCAGCCACTCGCCCTGGTACGCGGTGGGGGGCGCCTTGGACAGCCGGTCGCGCACCTCGTCCCGGGTCGCGGTGCCTTCCAGCCGCACGCCCACGAGCGCGCTCGCCAGCCCCGCCAGGTGCCCATGCGAGTCGGTGAGGCCGGGCACCACCGTCGCGTCGCCCAGCTCCACCACCCGAGCGGTGGGGCCCACGGCCGCCAGGACCTCCTCACGGGTGCCCACGGCGAGCACCTTGCCGTCACGCACCGCGAGCGCCTGCGCCTCCGGCCTCGCCGCATCCAACGTGCGGATGCGCTTCGCCACGTACACCGTGGGCACGCCGGGGACGGCCGGATGCTCCGAAGCCGCCGCCTCTGGCACGCGCTTGGAGCAGCCCGCCGTGCCCACCAGCAGGAGCAGGGCTCCCAGGGTCCAACCGAGACGTCCTCGCATCATCCGCGCACCCGCTCCTAGCAAGCGGCCCCGGGCATCCGTCCCGGGGCATCGCGCGCGGCACTCTGACGCACGCGGTGCGCGCCGGCCAGTCCGGACGCCTGCCCGGTGGGCCTGGATGAGGACCGCGCCGCACAACCCGTGCACGACGCTCGCGGACGGCGTATGGAACGGCGCGTGAACACGGTCATCTCGCGCGGAATCCTCTTCGACCTCGACGGCACGCTGGTGGACTCGCTGCCGGACATCATCGACAGCTTCCTCCACGGCTTCACGCACCATGGCCTGCCGGCGCCCTCCGTCGCGGAGGTGCGGGCGCTCATCGGACAGCCGCTGGAGGCGATGTACGCGCGCTTCGCGCCCGCGCACGTCACCTCCCTCTGCGTGGCCTACCGCGAGCACTACCCGCTCCACTTCCACAAGCGCTCGCGGCCCTTCCCCGGCGTGGAGCGCGTGCTGCGCACCCTGCGCGAGCGGGGCTACCTGCTCTCCGTCGCCACCACCAAGCGCGGCGACATGGCCCGCCGCTTCGTGAACGCCATGGGGCTGGCGGACCTGCTGCACCACGTGCAGGGCACGGACGGCTTCCCGC
This Corallococcus silvisoli DNA region includes the following protein-coding sequences:
- a CDS encoding HAD family hydrolase, which translates into the protein MERRVNTVISRGILFDLDGTLVDSLPDIIDSFLHGFTHHGLPAPSVAEVRALIGQPLEAMYARFAPAHVTSLCVAYREHYPLHFHKRSRPFPGVERVLRTLRERGYLLSVATTKRGDMARRFVNAMGLADLLHHVQGTDGFPHKPAPDVLHHALAALGTGGLWMVGDTTLDLRAGQAAGLKTYAVTWGTHSHEELASASPDELQPDLERLLHHLPPLG
- a CDS encoding amidohydrolase, yielding MRGRLGWTLGALLLLVGTAGCSKRVPEAAASEHPAVPGVPTVYVAKRIRTLDAARPEAQALAVRDGKVLAVGTREEVLAAVGPTARVVELGDATVVPGLTDSHGHLAGLASALVGVRLEGTATRDEVRDRLSKAPPTAYQGEWLLGQGWDQNHWPEKAFPTHADLDAAFPRTPVALGRVDGHALWLNSEALRRARIDRNTKDPRGGRILRGPDGEPTGVLVDNAMDLAASALPAPTDAQRAARLTAALEHCARVGLTGVHDAGMDLRTFRLLQDWDKAGTLPLRIYAMADGQTADREQYLKDGPFQGKLLTMRAVKLTLDGALGSRGAALHAAYSDEPGHQGLLLLSPEEYAARVHAFVARGFQVATHAIGDRANTLVLDTLLHEMEATGKKDGRHRVEHAQIMTEQDIARLGANGFVASVQPTHATSDMPWAQTRVGPERIHGAYAWQKLKAAGAVLTLGSDFPVERPDVLAGLYAARTRQDASGQPPGGWQPDQRLSGMEALEGFTVGAAYASFAEDRRGRLKQGQDADFVALSVDPVDAPPADLLTAQVRMTVVAGREVFRADAK